In Haloterrigena turkmenica DSM 5511, a single genomic region encodes these proteins:
- a CDS encoding cold-shock protein, translating into MANGNVDFFNDTGGYGFISTEDADEDVFFHMEDVGGPDLEEGEEIEFDIEQAPKGPRATNVVRNN; encoded by the coding sequence ATGGCAAACGGTAACGTTGATTTCTTCAACGACACAGGCGGCTACGGTTTCATCTCGACTGAGGACGCGGACGAGGACGTTTTCTTCCACATGGAAGACGTCGGCGGCCCGGACCTGGAGGAAGGCGAGGAGATCGAATTCGACATCGAACAGGCCCCCAAGGGCCCCCGCGCGACGAACGTCGTCCGCAACAACTGA
- a CDS encoding DUF418 domain-containing protein gives MSSETGPTPPSDRIVGLDVLRGVALLGILLVNVRVFSMPSVVLTNPTTYGDLTGANYWVWLAGHVFAQQKFLTIFTLLFGGGVVLFTRSAERRGRSAVGLHVRRSALLVVAGLAHAYLLWYGDILVAYGICAIAVVIFRDHAPRDLATFGVVLLAIPSFIEVASALTMDPAAIADSWRPAESVLQSEIEAYRSGWIAQFDHRAPTAFQRQTSGFFGYSAWRVAGSMLLGMALFEWGVLTNDRSSQFYRRLILVGAASGLPAILVGVWYIEANDWAAGAALFWRQFNYWGSLPLAGAYIGIVMLFCRWRPAGLATRALAAVGRTAFTNYILQTVLATSIFYGHGLGLFGRVTRVEALGVVLAIWAIQIPLSVLWLRYFRFGPLEWLWRALTYGERQPLLNGRRDSGADDGRSRTDD, from the coding sequence ATGAGCTCCGAGACCGGGCCGACGCCGCCGTCGGATCGTATCGTCGGCCTCGACGTCCTGCGGGGAGTCGCGCTCCTCGGGATCTTGCTGGTCAACGTTCGGGTGTTCTCGATGCCGTCGGTGGTGCTGACGAATCCGACGACGTACGGCGACCTGACCGGGGCCAACTACTGGGTCTGGCTCGCCGGCCACGTCTTCGCCCAGCAGAAGTTCCTCACGATCTTCACGCTCCTGTTCGGTGGCGGTGTCGTGTTGTTCACCCGCAGCGCCGAGCGGCGCGGGCGATCCGCGGTCGGCTTACACGTCCGCCGCTCCGCGTTGCTCGTCGTCGCCGGCCTCGCACACGCCTACCTGCTCTGGTACGGTGACATCCTCGTCGCCTACGGGATCTGTGCGATCGCCGTCGTCATCTTCCGGGACCACGCGCCGCGGGATCTAGCGACCTTCGGCGTCGTCCTGCTGGCGATCCCGTCGTTCATCGAAGTGGCCTCGGCGCTCACCATGGATCCGGCCGCGATCGCGGACTCGTGGCGGCCGGCCGAATCGGTTCTGCAGTCCGAAATCGAGGCCTACCGCAGCGGCTGGATCGCCCAGTTCGACCACCGGGCTCCGACCGCGTTCCAGCGCCAGACGTCGGGCTTCTTCGGCTACAGCGCCTGGCGGGTCGCCGGCTCCATGCTGCTCGGAATGGCGCTGTTCGAGTGGGGCGTTCTGACGAACGATCGCTCGTCGCAGTTCTACCGCCGGCTGATCCTCGTCGGGGCCGCGAGCGGACTCCCCGCGATCCTCGTTGGCGTCTGGTACATCGAAGCCAACGACTGGGCGGCCGGTGCGGCCCTGTTCTGGCGGCAGTTCAACTACTGGGGGAGTCTCCCCCTCGCCGGCGCGTACATCGGGATCGTGATGCTGTTCTGCCGGTGGCGTCCCGCCGGACTCGCGACCCGGGCGCTGGCCGCCGTCGGCCGGACCGCCTTCACCAACTACATCCTGCAGACCGTCCTCGCCACGTCGATCTTCTACGGCCACGGCCTCGGGCTGTTCGGCCGGGTGACTCGAGTCGAGGCCCTCGGTGTCGTCCTGGCCATCTGGGCGATCCAGATTCCGCTGTCGGTCCTCTGGCTGCGGTACTTCCGGTTCGGGCCGCTCGAGTGGCTCTGGCGAGCGCTCACCTACGGGGAACGCCAGCCGCTTCTGAACGGCCGACGCGACTCGGGTGCCGACGACGGTCGATCGAGAACTGACGACTGA
- a CDS encoding nitrite/sulfite reductase, with product MASDVEQWKDELYGTDIRDQIEFFAEEGWESIPDDEHDAWFERFKWYGLYHQRAGQESYFMMRIGPPGGVLEPGQFRRIVEIADEFSRGPVENPEFGNGWLDVTTRQAIQLHWIRLEDVPEIFEQLEDVGLSTVQACGDSWRNIVGCPVAGKDKHEHVDADWLATELHDTFKENEAHSNLPRKWKVSVTGCDEGCGQGDINDLAFEPAEKEIDGESVTGYNVRVGGGLSRNEPRFARNIDVFATPEQAVEVAGGLSALFRDHGDREDRYNARIKFLVDEWGPDKVRETLQEEYVDFELETAGEDLRESYSYNAGEADGKHDHVGVHEQVGGDYYVGLNVLVGRIGVDDGYAIADAAEEHGSGEVRLTQRQNIILTDVDEANVDDLRAEPVLEEYSPNPHPFQRGSIACTGTEFCSLSIVETKNRQVRFARWLKANVELPEGVEDFHIHLSGCTASCAQPQIADVSLRGMKTRKNGEPVEALDIGLGGGLGEEPQFASWVTERVPADEVPGAIANLLENFAEARESEAQSFREFVADRDDEELAELVEPEETSYDDPYMHNTKRTWYPYAEDDDLDSSPAPARADGTPITSDD from the coding sequence ATGGCAAGTGATGTCGAGCAGTGGAAGGACGAACTCTACGGAACCGATATTCGCGACCAGATCGAATTCTTCGCCGAGGAGGGATGGGAGTCCATCCCCGACGACGAACACGACGCCTGGTTCGAGCGGTTCAAGTGGTACGGCCTGTACCACCAGCGAGCCGGCCAGGAATCGTATTTCATGATGCGAATCGGTCCACCGGGGGGCGTCCTCGAACCGGGCCAGTTTCGACGCATCGTCGAAATCGCGGACGAGTTCTCCCGCGGTCCCGTCGAAAATCCCGAGTTCGGCAACGGCTGGCTCGACGTAACGACTCGTCAAGCGATCCAGCTCCACTGGATCCGCCTCGAGGACGTGCCCGAGATCTTCGAGCAACTCGAGGACGTCGGTCTCTCGACGGTCCAGGCCTGTGGTGACTCCTGGCGAAACATCGTCGGCTGTCCGGTCGCCGGCAAGGACAAACACGAGCACGTCGACGCCGACTGGCTCGCAACCGAGCTTCACGACACGTTCAAAGAGAACGAGGCGCACTCGAACCTGCCGCGGAAGTGGAAGGTCTCGGTGACCGGCTGTGACGAGGGCTGCGGACAGGGCGACATCAACGACCTCGCGTTCGAGCCCGCCGAGAAGGAGATCGACGGGGAGAGCGTGACGGGCTACAACGTTCGCGTCGGCGGCGGTCTCTCGCGCAACGAGCCGCGCTTCGCGCGCAACATCGACGTCTTCGCAACGCCCGAGCAGGCCGTCGAGGTCGCCGGCGGGCTCTCCGCGCTGTTCCGCGACCACGGCGACCGCGAGGACCGCTACAACGCGCGCATCAAGTTCCTCGTCGACGAGTGGGGCCCCGACAAGGTCCGCGAAACGCTGCAGGAGGAGTACGTCGACTTCGAGCTCGAGACCGCGGGCGAGGACCTCCGCGAGTCGTACTCGTACAACGCGGGCGAGGCCGACGGCAAACACGACCACGTCGGCGTTCACGAGCAGGTTGGCGGCGACTACTACGTCGGACTGAACGTCCTCGTCGGTCGAATCGGCGTCGACGACGGCTACGCGATCGCCGACGCGGCAGAGGAACACGGCTCGGGCGAGGTACGACTCACCCAGCGTCAGAACATCATCCTCACCGACGTGGACGAGGCAAACGTGGACGACCTGCGCGCCGAGCCCGTCCTCGAGGAGTACAGTCCCAATCCCCACCCGTTCCAGCGCGGTTCGATCGCCTGTACCGGCACCGAGTTCTGTTCGCTCTCGATCGTCGAGACGAAGAACCGGCAGGTTCGCTTCGCCCGCTGGCTCAAAGCGAACGTCGAGCTTCCGGAGGGCGTCGAGGACTTCCACATCCACCTCTCCGGCTGTACCGCGTCGTGCGCCCAGCCCCAGATCGCCGACGTCTCCCTGCGCGGGATGAAGACGCGCAAGAACGGCGAACCCGTCGAGGCGCTCGACATCGGCCTCGGGGGCGGTCTCGGCGAGGAGCCCCAGTTCGCCTCGTGGGTCACCGAGCGCGTCCCCGCCGACGAGGTCCCCGGCGCGATCGCGAACCTGCTCGAGAACTTCGCCGAGGCCCGCGAGAGCGAGGCACAGAGCTTCCGGGAGTTCGTCGCCGACCGCGACGACGAGGAGCTCGCCGAACTCGTCGAGCCCGAGGAGACCAGCTACGACGACCCGTACATGCACAACACGAAGCGCACCTGGTACCCCTACGCCGAGGACGACGACCTCGACTCGAGTCCCGCTCCCGCGCGGGCCGACGGCACGCCGATCACCTCGGACGACTAA
- a CDS encoding RNA-guided endonuclease InsQ/TnpB family protein: MRGETIDIPIRLHRDLPDDAEVKHVSVKQESTGTWYASFDVEQEEPEKPDIEDIDPADTVGIDLGVLNFIYDSDGRSVDRLNLTDDREQLEREQRSLSRKEYESNNWEKQRQRVAEVHMDMRNKKRDFKHKLARFYTSEYDAVFVEDLNIKGMLEADGNARNKADVGWRDFIRVLKHHGRKHGCHVVEVEPAGTTKECSRCGVETEKPLWVREHSCPSCGLELDRDWNAALNIFSRGLEELGVVHSEEMPVETATAVDTVSVSASRVVEAGSPCLKEAASAAE, encoded by the coding sequence GTGCGTGGTGAAACAATCGACATTCCGATCCGATTGCACCGCGATCTTCCAGACGACGCCGAGGTCAAGCACGTCTCCGTCAAACAGGAATCCACCGGTACGTGGTACGCCTCGTTCGATGTCGAACAAGAGGAACCCGAGAAACCGGACATTGAGGACATCGATCCTGCGGACACAGTAGGCATTGATCTTGGTGTCCTAAACTTCATCTATGACTCGGACGGGCGGTCAGTTGACCGCCTCAACCTGACCGATGACCGTGAACAACTCGAACGCGAGCAACGGTCATTGTCGCGCAAGGAGTACGAGTCGAACAACTGGGAGAAGCAACGCCAGCGCGTTGCAGAAGTCCATATGGACATGCGGAACAAGAAGCGCGACTTCAAACACAAGCTTGCGCGTTTCTACACCTCGGAGTACGACGCCGTCTTCGTTGAAGACCTCAACATCAAAGGGATGCTCGAGGCTGATGGGAACGCACGGAACAAGGCAGATGTTGGGTGGCGCGACTTCATCCGTGTTCTCAAGCACCACGGTCGGAAGCACGGGTGTCACGTGGTGGAGGTTGAACCAGCGGGAACGACGAAGGAGTGCAGTCGGTGTGGTGTAGAGACAGAGAAGCCGCTGTGGGTCAGGGAGCATTCGTGCCCGTCGTGTGGTTTGGAGTTGGATCGGGATTGGAACGCGGCGTTGAACATCTTTTCTCGCGGTCTGGAGGAGCTAGGAGTGGTTCACTCCGAAGAAATGCCTGTGGAGACTGCGACCGCTGTGGACACTGTTTCTGTGTCTGCAAGTCGCGTCGTTGAAGCAGGAAGCCCCTGCCTCAAGGAAGCCGCGTCAGCGGCTGAGTAG
- a CDS encoding helix-turn-helix domain-containing protein, translating to MDYGARFRLLPTTRQRELLGWQRNTVRQVYNHALYRLDQLP from the coding sequence ATGGACTACGGCGCACGGTTCCGGCTCTTACCCACCACCAGACAGCGAGAGTTACTGGGCTGGCAACGTAACACCGTGCGCCAAGTCTACAACCATGCACTCTACCGACTCGACCAACTCCCCTAA
- a CDS encoding CBS domain-containing protein, which yields MSTPLETISKNATIQEAATTMRDEEITALVVTTDPPSIITSTDLVNAAAEGRDPTELRVKDVMTESVETVPPDLYLEEVAAMMTGLGIGHLPVVKKDDYLGMVSSTDVTAQLS from the coding sequence ATGTCGACGCCGCTCGAGACGATTTCGAAGAACGCGACGATTCAGGAGGCCGCGACGACGATGCGCGACGAGGAGATCACCGCGTTAGTTGTCACGACCGATCCCCCGTCGATCATCACCAGCACCGATCTCGTCAACGCCGCCGCCGAGGGCCGCGATCCGACCGAGCTGCGGGTCAAAGACGTGATGACGGAGTCCGTCGAGACCGTGCCGCCGGACCTCTACCTCGAGGAGGTCGCCGCGATGATGACCGGACTCGGCATCGGTCACCTGCCGGTCGTGAAAAAAGACGATTACCTCGGCATGGTCTCCTCGACCGACGTCACCGCACAACTCTCCTGA
- the rqcH gene encoding ribosome rescue protein RqcH: MDPKRELTSVDLAALVGELGAYEGAKVDKAYLYGDDLVRLKMRDFDRGRVELLLEVGETKRAHTVAPERVPDAPGRPPQFAMMLRNRLSGADFAGVEQYEFDRILEFVFEREDGTTRIIVELFGQGNVAVTDGEYEVIDCLETVRLKSRTVVPGSRYEFPDSRTNPLTVSREAFDREMEDSDTDVVRTLATQLNFGGLYAEEICTRAGVEKAMDIAEADEDVYDRIYGAIERLALDLRNGNFDPRLYVADDDGDEDESESGDENGDDSSSDRVVDATPFPLEEHVELASEPYDSFLAALDDYFYRLELADDEEETDPTTQRPDFEEEIAKYERIIEQQRGAIEGFEQEADALREQAELLYAEYGLVDDILSTVQEARAQDRPWDEIEERFAEGADRGIAAAEAVVNVDGSEGTVTVELDGERIDLVAKQGVEQNADRLYTEAKRVGEKKEGALAAIEDTREDLGEAKARRDRWEEADAADEGEDDEDDEGEERDWLSEPSVPIRENEPWFDRFRWFHTSDGYLVIGGRNADQNEELVKKYLEPGDKVLHTQAHGGPVTVLKATDPSEASSSDIELPDSSIEEAAQFAVSYSSVWKDGRYAGDVYAVDSDQVTKTPESGEYLEKGGFAIRGDRTYYRDTPVDVAVGIQCAPYTRVIGGPPSAIEGQAVTTIEIEPGRYAQADAAKRLYRRFRERFEDESFVRKIASPDRIQHFMPPGGSRISEE; encoded by the coding sequence ATGGATCCAAAGCGGGAGCTTACTAGCGTCGACCTCGCCGCCCTCGTTGGGGAACTCGGTGCCTACGAGGGAGCGAAGGTCGACAAGGCCTACCTCTACGGCGACGATCTCGTCCGGCTCAAGATGCGGGACTTCGATCGGGGCCGCGTCGAACTCCTCCTCGAGGTCGGCGAGACCAAGCGGGCCCACACGGTCGCCCCCGAGCGGGTGCCCGACGCGCCCGGCCGACCGCCGCAGTTCGCGATGATGCTCCGCAATCGACTCTCCGGGGCCGATTTCGCCGGCGTCGAACAGTACGAGTTCGACCGCATCCTCGAGTTCGTCTTCGAGCGCGAGGACGGCACCACGCGGATCATCGTCGAACTGTTCGGTCAGGGGAACGTCGCCGTCACCGACGGCGAGTACGAGGTGATCGACTGCCTCGAGACCGTCCGCCTCAAGTCCCGAACCGTCGTGCCGGGCTCGCGCTACGAGTTCCCCGACAGTCGGACGAACCCGCTGACGGTCTCCCGGGAGGCGTTCGACCGCGAGATGGAAGACTCCGACACGGACGTCGTCCGGACGCTGGCGACCCAGCTCAACTTCGGCGGCCTCTACGCCGAGGAGATCTGTACCCGCGCCGGCGTCGAGAAGGCGATGGACATCGCCGAGGCCGACGAGGACGTCTACGATCGGATCTACGGCGCCATCGAACGACTCGCGCTGGACCTGCGCAACGGGAACTTCGATCCGCGGCTGTACGTCGCGGACGACGACGGCGACGAAGACGAGAGCGAATCGGGCGACGAAAACGGCGACGACTCGAGTTCCGACCGGGTCGTCGACGCGACGCCGTTCCCGCTCGAAGAGCACGTCGAACTGGCCTCGGAGCCGTACGACTCCTTCCTCGCGGCGCTGGACGACTACTTCTACCGGCTCGAACTCGCCGACGACGAGGAGGAAACCGATCCGACCACGCAACGACCCGACTTCGAGGAGGAGATCGCCAAGTACGAGCGGATCATCGAGCAACAGCGGGGCGCGATCGAGGGGTTCGAGCAGGAGGCCGACGCCCTCCGCGAGCAGGCCGAACTGCTGTACGCCGAGTACGGGCTGGTCGACGACATCCTCTCGACGGTTCAGGAGGCCCGCGCCCAGGATCGACCCTGGGACGAGATCGAGGAGCGCTTCGCCGAAGGAGCAGACCGCGGCATCGCGGCCGCCGAAGCCGTCGTCAACGTCGACGGCAGCGAGGGGACCGTCACCGTCGAACTCGACGGCGAGCGCATCGACCTCGTGGCCAAGCAGGGCGTCGAACAGAACGCCGACCGCCTCTACACCGAGGCCAAGCGCGTCGGGGAGAAAAAGGAGGGCGCGCTGGCGGCCATCGAGGACACCCGCGAGGACCTCGGGGAAGCCAAGGCCCGCCGAGACCGGTGGGAGGAAGCGGACGCCGCCGACGAGGGCGAGGACGATGAGGACGACGAGGGCGAGGAGCGCGACTGGCTGTCGGAACCCTCCGTTCCGATCCGCGAGAACGAGCCGTGGTTCGACCGCTTCCGCTGGTTCCACACCAGCGACGGCTACCTCGTGATCGGGGGGCGCAACGCCGACCAGAACGAGGAGTTAGTGAAAAAGTACCTCGAGCCCGGCGACAAGGTCCTCCACACGCAGGCCCACGGCGGCCCCGTCACCGTGCTCAAGGCGACTGACCCCAGCGAGGCCTCCTCGTCGGACATCGAGTTACCCGACTCGAGCATCGAGGAGGCCGCGCAGTTCGCGGTCTCCTACTCGTCGGTCTGGAAGGACGGCCGCTACGCCGGCGACGTCTACGCCGTCGACTCCGATCAGGTCACCAAGACCCCCGAGAGCGGCGAGTACCTCGAGAAGGGCGGGTTCGCGATCCGCGGCGACCGCACCTACTACCGGGACACGCCGGTCGACGTCGCGGTCGGCATCCAGTGTGCGCCCTACACGCGCGTGATCGGCGGTCCGCCGTCGGCCATCGAGGGGCAGGCGGTGACGACGATCGAAATCGAGCCGGGACGGTACGCACAGGCCGACGCGGCCAAACGGCTCTACCGCCGGTTCCGCGAGCGCTTCGAGGACGAGTCGTTCGTCCGGAAGATCGCCAGTCCGGACCGCATCCAACACTTCATGCCGCCGGGCGGGAGTCGAATCAGCGAGGAGTGA
- a CDS encoding DUF6360 family protein, producing MTDRLMKVNAYTTLDLVDAVAKGQDFENEAFAVANATTDTENPDCVRLQFELDNMTEEHLPAHMEELELTPDQARTLAADLEKHADRVEDASNE from the coding sequence ATGACCGATCGACTGATGAAAGTCAACGCCTACACGACGCTCGACCTCGTCGACGCCGTCGCAAAGGGTCAGGACTTCGAGAACGAGGCGTTCGCCGTCGCGAACGCGACCACCGACACGGAGAACCCAGACTGCGTCCGGTTGCAGTTCGAACTCGACAACATGACCGAAGAGCACCTCCCCGCGCATATGGAAGAGCTCGAGTTGACGCCCGATCAGGCGCGGACGCTCGCAGCCGACCTCGAGAAACACGCGGATCGCGTCGAGGACGCGAGCAACGAATAG